From a region of the Peromyscus leucopus breed LL Stock unplaced genomic scaffold, UCI_PerLeu_2.1 scaffold_856, whole genome shotgun sequence genome:
- the LOC114710681 gene encoding putative sperm motility kinase W, which yields MDCHPNTKSLNSQYMVLFPIGHGAFGSVQLAYHRLTGIPVAIKVIENLEEDLQFIVSEMMALERLHHPNIIRLFQVLVATEQIYFITEFAPGGDLFQRVTEEGRLQEEVAQKIFGQILSAIKYCHDLNIVHRDLKPENILFDEEGNVKLADFGLATSWRAGTLLHQQCGTKSFNAPEQVLGLGYDGKKTDVWSLGVLLYLITTGNHPFQGDTMEEIEGKIVTGTYDIPAHVSGQLENLIHQMLTVAPERRPSIEDLQQHPWVMKWKENIPSETLLDPKVLDTLSDLGFNMNDVLESLQKNRYDELMGTYLIIREQARKGLPLEFGCNTSVTSVDVGAAPPVSLVCPSVSGLPPKRRASEPTFGLLHTQPSHQPLSVVPAAPGQKVARSASMPVHYPQKKSPTWSSAALSRGETSLSVSSSISEEETPPSPGNDSDMENALNPQNIGCFQRLYKRIRACFSRFCCFSGDQETQVQPMFNNKVAPATETG from the coding sequence ATGGACTGCCACCCCAACACCAAGAGCCTGAACAGCCAATATATGGTCCTATTTCCCATCGGCCATggtgcatttggctctgtgcAGCTGGCCTACCATCGCCTCACAGGCATCCCGGTGGCAATCAAAGTGATAGAAAACCTCGAGGAGGACCTCCAGTTCATCGTATCTGAGATGATGGCCCTGGAAAGACTGCACCATCCCAACATCATTCGCCTCTTCCAGGTGCTGGTAGCAACAGAGCAAATCTACTTCATCACGGAGTTTGCCCCGGGAGGAGACTTGTTCCAAAGAGTGACGGAGGAGGGCAGGCTGCAGGAGGAAGTGGCACAGAAAATATTCGGGCAGATCCTGTCAGCCATCAAGTATTGCCATGACCTGAACATCGTCCATCGAGATCTGAAGCCCGAAAATATCCTCTTTGATGAAGAGGGCAACGTGAAGCTGGCAGACTTTGGCCTCGCCACCAGTTGGAGAGCTGGAACACTACTACACCAGCAATGTGGGACCAAGAGCTTCAATGCCCCAGAACAGGTCCTGGGGTTGGGCTATGATGGGAAGAAGACAGATGTGTGGAGTCTGGGTGTGCTACTGTATTTGATCACCACCGGGAACCACCCCTTCCAAGGAGACACTATGGAAGAGATCGAGGGGAAGATCGTCACAGGCACCTATGATATTCCAGCTCACGTCTCTGGGCAACTGGAAAATTTAATTCACCAAATGTTGACAGTTGCCCCAGAGAGGAGGCCCTCCATTGAAGACCTTCAGCAACATCCATGGGTTATGAAGTGGAAAGAAAACATCCCAAGTGAAACCTTGTTAGATCCCAAGGTTTTAGACACACTCTCTGACCTTGGCTTTAATATGAATGACGTTTTGGAATCCCTGCAAAAAAACAGATACGATGAGTTGATGGGGACATACCTAATAATCAGAGAGCAGGCCCGCAAGGGGCTGCCCCTTGAGTTTGGCTGCAACACCTCAGTCACGTCTGTGGACGTTGGAGCTGCGCCTCCTGTGTCCCTAGTATGTCCCTCTGTCTCTGGTCTTCCCCCAAAACGGAGGGCCAGTGAGCCCACCTTTGGCCTcctccacacccagccctcacacCAGCCCCTGTCTGTTGTGCCAGCAGCCCCAGGGCAGAAGGTGGCCAGAAGTGCCTCCATGCCTGTACATTATCCCCAGAAGAAGAGCCCCACGTGGAGCTCTGCCGCCCTATCCAGAGGTGAGACTTCTCTGAGTGTCTCCAGCAGCATATCAGAAGAAGAAACTCCTCCGTCACCTGGAAATGACTCTGACATGGAAAATGCACTGAACCCTCAGAACATCGGGTGCTTCCAGAGACTGTACAAGAGAATCAGGGCCTGCTTCTCCAGATTTTGCTGCTTCTCGGGGGATCAAGAGACACAAGTCCAGCCCATGTTCAACAACAAAGTGGCTCCTGCGACAGAGACAGGATGA